A genomic region of Acidimicrobiales bacterium contains the following coding sequences:
- a CDS encoding dihydroorotase, which translates to MPESLVLKGGRVVEQAGERVADVVVSEGRIVAVGPDLSADRVLDAGGCVVAPGLVDLHAHLRQPGQEEAETIETGSRCAALGGFTAVVAMPNTTPAIDSAAVVREVQELARAALCAVHPAGAITVGRAGERLAPLAEMAELGVRLFTDDGTGVQDDLLMRRAMEYAVGLPHDVVLAQHCENAELAAGGHMHEGEWSSRLGMAGQPSEAEEAMVARDIALARLTGCRVHMQHMSTAGSVALVAAARASGLAISAEATPHHLLLTHAACASFDPVFKVNPPLRTEEDVAAVRRGVADGALDVIATDHAPHTPDAKDEPFDQAPPGMLGLEFALGVALSVLDLPLGEVLARMSWRPAAVAGLAGTQGGPVEPGRPANLCVIDPEASWTVEAGATASRSRNIPYVGRTLKGRVRHTVSAGEPVVVDGVAQR; encoded by the coding sequence GTGCCTGAGTCCCTGGTGCTCAAGGGGGGCCGGGTCGTGGAGCAGGCCGGCGAGCGGGTGGCCGATGTCGTGGTGTCCGAGGGGCGGATCGTGGCCGTCGGGCCCGACCTGTCGGCCGACCGGGTGCTCGACGCGGGGGGTTGCGTGGTGGCCCCCGGGCTGGTCGACCTGCACGCCCACCTGCGCCAGCCGGGCCAGGAGGAGGCCGAGACGATCGAGACCGGCAGCCGGTGCGCGGCCCTGGGCGGCTTCACCGCGGTGGTGGCCATGCCCAACACCACCCCGGCCATCGACTCCGCCGCCGTGGTGCGCGAGGTGCAGGAGCTGGCCCGCGCCGCCCTGTGCGCCGTCCACCCGGCCGGGGCCATCACCGTGGGCCGGGCCGGGGAGCGGCTGGCCCCCCTGGCCGAGATGGCCGAGCTCGGGGTCCGGCTGTTCACCGACGACGGCACCGGCGTGCAGGACGACCTGCTCATGCGGCGGGCCATGGAGTACGCGGTGGGCCTGCCCCACGACGTGGTCCTGGCCCAGCACTGCGAGAACGCCGAGCTGGCCGCCGGGGGCCACATGCACGAGGGGGAGTGGTCGTCCCGGCTGGGCATGGCCGGCCAGCCGTCCGAGGCCGAGGAGGCCATGGTGGCCCGGGACATCGCCCTGGCCCGCCTGACCGGGTGCCGCGTCCACATGCAGCACATGTCCACCGCCGGGTCGGTGGCCCTCGTCGCCGCGGCCCGGGCCTCGGGCCTGGCCATCAGCGCCGAGGCCACCCCCCACCACCTGCTGCTGACGCACGCCGCGTGCGCCTCGTTCGACCCGGTGTTCAAGGTCAACCCGCCGCTGCGCACCGAGGAGGACGTGGCCGCGGTGCGCCGGGGGGTGGCCGACGGCGCCCTGGACGTGATCGCCACCGACCACGCCCCCCACACCCCCGACGCCAAGGACGAGCCCTTCGACCAGGCCCCCCCGGGGATGCTGGGCCTGGAGTTCGCCCTGGGGGTGGCCCTCTCCGTGCTGGACCTGCCCCTGGGCGAGGTGCTGGCCCGCATGTCGTGGCGCCCGGCCGCGGTGGCCGGCCTGGCGGGCACCCAGGGGGGCCCCGTCGAGCCCGGCCGCCCGGCCAACCTGTGCGTCATCGACCCCGAGGCCAGCTGGACCGTGGAGGCCGGCGCCACCGCCAGCCGCAGCCGCAACATCCCGTACGTGGGCCGCACCCTGAAGGGCCGGGTCCGCCACACCGTCTCCGCCGGCGAGCCCGTGGTCGTCGACGGCGTGGCCCAGCGCTGA
- a CDS encoding alpha/beta fold hydrolase translates to MFRRALVALAVVAVVASGCSGGDGDDAGSDPTSTTVAPSSSTVPEDPELAEAECWWSEAELAEMPEDVTVTCGTLEVPADRTDAEGGVVTLAVARLHHAEADAGAEPVVYLHGGPGGDALVSPPLGLAGNDALAERDIITFDQRGVGRSLPSLDCPEKEEAILDALASTDDFATEHEVNRAAVRACYERLVSEGNDLDDYDTLASVADMESLRRAVGVEQWNVWGVSYGTRLGLAYAREHPDRIRSLVIDSVYPPEAGGVERTKALPQGALDRLVEACAEDEACSTAIGDLGAVLDDAVAAFDAEPAELTGTVPVGGEDVERSFALTGTDVRAGMFAALYDSELIPLLPSVLAGLATGDRSIIPTFIEVGVPRLIELSEGAFYSVECADSGRLLDGADAEAELARVDEDALIALNSAQVFCQDWEVEHLPESFNEQAVPDVPTLVFGGTLDPITPYADSRAQAEAMPDARLVTVPNAGHGVGGFDECTREARTGFWADPAADLPACVEDIRGVTFTVGG, encoded by the coding sequence ATGTTCCGCCGTGCCCTGGTCGCCCTCGCCGTCGTCGCCGTCGTCGCCTCCGGTTGCTCGGGGGGCGACGGGGACGACGCCGGCTCCGATCCCACCTCCACCACGGTGGCGCCCTCGTCCTCGACCGTGCCCGAGGACCCGGAGCTGGCCGAGGCGGAGTGCTGGTGGTCCGAGGCCGAGCTGGCCGAGATGCCCGAGGACGTCACCGTCACCTGCGGCACCCTGGAGGTGCCGGCCGACCGCACCGACGCCGAGGGCGGCGTGGTGACCCTGGCGGTGGCCCGCCTGCACCACGCCGAGGCCGATGCCGGGGCCGAGCCCGTCGTCTACCTCCACGGCGGCCCCGGGGGCGACGCCCTGGTCAGCCCCCCGCTGGGCCTGGCCGGCAACGACGCCCTGGCCGAGCGCGACATCATCACCTTCGACCAGCGGGGCGTGGGCCGGTCCCTCCCCAGCCTCGACTGCCCGGAGAAGGAGGAGGCCATCCTCGACGCCCTGGCCAGCACCGACGACTTCGCCACCGAGCACGAGGTCAACCGGGCCGCGGTCCGAGCCTGCTACGAGCGCCTGGTCAGCGAGGGCAACGACCTGGACGACTACGACACCCTGGCCTCGGTGGCCGACATGGAGTCGCTGCGGCGGGCCGTCGGGGTCGAGCAGTGGAACGTGTGGGGCGTGTCGTACGGGACCCGGCTGGGCCTGGCCTACGCCCGGGAGCACCCGGACCGGATCCGCTCCCTGGTCATCGACTCCGTGTACCCGCCCGAGGCCGGCGGCGTCGAGCGCACCAAGGCCCTGCCCCAGGGCGCCCTCGACCGCCTGGTCGAGGCGTGCGCCGAGGACGAGGCCTGCTCCACCGCCATCGGCGACCTGGGCGCGGTGCTCGACGACGCGGTGGCCGCCTTCGACGCCGAGCCGGCCGAGCTGACCGGCACCGTCCCGGTGGGGGGCGAGGACGTGGAGCGGAGCTTCGCCCTCACCGGCACCGACGTGCGGGCCGGCATGTTCGCCGCCCTCTACGACAGCGAGCTCATCCCGTTGCTGCCGTCGGTGCTGGCCGGCCTGGCCACGGGCGACCGGTCCATCATCCCCACCTTCATCGAGGTGGGCGTGCCCCGGCTCATCGAGCTGTCCGAGGGTGCCTTCTACTCGGTGGAGTGCGCCGATTCCGGCCGCCTGCTCGACGGGGCCGACGCCGAGGCCGAGCTGGCCCGGGTCGACGAGGACGCCCTCATCGCCCTCAACTCGGCCCAGGTGTTCTGCCAGGACTGGGAGGTCGAGCACCTGCCCGAGTCGTTCAACGAGCAGGCCGTGCCCGACGTGCCCACCCTGGTCTTCGGGGGCACCCTCGACCCCATCACCCCGTACGCCGACTCGCGGGCCCAGGCCGAGGCCATGCCTGACGCCCGCCTGGTCACCGTGCCCAACGCCGGCCACGGCGTGGGCGGCTTCGACGAGTGCACCCGGGAGGCCCGGACCGGGTTCTGGGCCGACCCCGCCGCCGACCTCCCGGCCTGCGTCGAGGACATCCGGGGCGTCACCTTCACCGTGGGCGGCTGA
- a CDS encoding aspartate carbamoyltransferase catalytic subunit — MRHLLDTASLDRPAIEELLTLTDSFVEVSGRQIPKVPALRGRTVASLFYEDSTRTRLSFETAAKRLSADTMTFSVSTSSVNKGESLRDTALTIEAMGVDAVVVRHRSAGAPHRVASWIDAQVINGGDGWHDHPTQALLDCYTLRQRLGGLDGVRVAIVGDVKHSRVARGDVHAFATLGAEVTLVAPPTLLPPSLAGWPVRVAHRLDDVLDEVDVVYLLRMQQERMTEALVPSLREYTAGYGLTRARAGRLGPDAVIMHPGPMNRGVEIAPEAADDPRAVIVDQVRNGVAVRMAVLFRLLGAEGRTGSLGADAPTDTDAPADTPADADAPTDADKESSRA; from the coding sequence GTGAGGCACCTGCTCGACACCGCCTCCCTCGACCGGCCGGCCATCGAGGAGCTGCTCACCCTCACCGACTCGTTCGTGGAGGTGAGCGGCCGGCAGATCCCCAAGGTCCCGGCCCTGCGGGGGCGCACCGTGGCCTCCCTGTTCTACGAGGACTCCACCCGCACCCGCCTCTCGTTCGAGACCGCGGCCAAGCGCCTCTCGGCCGACACCATGACCTTCAGCGTGTCGACCTCGTCGGTCAACAAGGGCGAGTCGCTGCGGGACACGGCCCTGACCATCGAGGCCATGGGCGTGGATGCCGTGGTGGTGCGGCACCGCTCCGCCGGCGCCCCCCACCGGGTGGCCTCGTGGATCGACGCCCAGGTCATCAACGGCGGCGACGGCTGGCACGACCACCCCACCCAGGCCCTGCTCGACTGCTACACGCTGCGCCAGCGGCTCGGCGGCCTCGACGGGGTGCGGGTGGCCATCGTGGGCGACGTCAAGCACTCCCGGGTGGCCCGGGGCGACGTGCACGCCTTCGCCACCCTGGGGGCCGAGGTCACCCTGGTGGCCCCGCCCACGCTGCTGCCCCCCTCCCTGGCCGGGTGGCCGGTGCGGGTGGCCCACCGCCTGGACGACGTGTTGGACGAGGTCGACGTGGTCTACCTGCTCCGCATGCAGCAGGAGCGCATGACCGAGGCCCTGGTGCCGTCGCTGCGCGAGTACACCGCCGGCTACGGCCTGACCCGGGCCCGGGCCGGCCGCCTGGGCCCCGACGCCGTCATCATGCACCCCGGGCCCATGAACCGGGGGGTGGAGATCGCCCCCGAGGCGGCCGACGACCCCCGGGCCGTCATCGTGGACCAGGTCCGCAACGGCGTGGCCGTCCGCATGGCGGTGCTGTTCCGCCTGCTGGGGGCCGAGGGCCGCACGGGCTCCCTGGGCGCCGACGCGCCCACCGACACGGACGCGCCCGCCGACACCCCCGCCGACGCCGATGCGCCCACCGATGCCGACAAGGAGAGCAGCCGTGCCTGA
- the pyrR gene encoding bifunctional pyr operon transcriptional regulator/uracil phosphoribosyltransferase PyrR: MAERERRITRPYGGVFVPRTRVLDRDDVARAIWRMAHEVVERNHGLGAVLIVGLQTGGVWIAERLADALDSIEQVRPEVGALDVAFYRDDIGIRPVLPEAVTDIPEDIDGRTVVLVDDVLFTGRTIRAALGALHDYGRPRAVQLAVMIDRGHRELPIRPDFVGKNLPTRRDEIVDVHADGVDLGELVK, encoded by the coding sequence GTGGCCGAGAGAGAACGCCGCATCACCCGCCCCTACGGCGGGGTGTTCGTGCCCCGCACCCGGGTGCTCGACCGGGACGACGTGGCCCGGGCCATCTGGCGCATGGCCCACGAGGTGGTGGAGCGCAACCACGGCCTGGGCGCGGTGCTGATCGTCGGCCTGCAGACCGGCGGGGTGTGGATCGCCGAGCGCCTGGCCGACGCCCTCGACTCCATCGAGCAGGTCCGGCCCGAGGTGGGCGCCCTGGACGTGGCCTTCTACCGCGACGACATCGGCATCCGCCCCGTCCTGCCCGAGGCCGTGACCGACATCCCCGAGGACATCGACGGCCGGACCGTGGTCCTGGTGGACGACGTGCTCTTCACCGGGCGCACCATCCGGGCCGCCCTGGGCGCCCTGCACGACTACGGCCGGCCCCGAGCGGTGCAGCTGGCGGTGATGATCGACCGGGGCCACCGGGAGCTGCCCATCCGGCCCGACTTCGTGGGCAAGAACCTGCCCACCCGGCGGGACGAGATCGTCGACGTCCACGCCGACGGGGTCGACCTGGGGGAGCTGGTCAAGTGA
- the carA gene encoding glutamine-hydrolyzing carbamoyl-phosphate synthase small subunit, with amino-acid sequence MSGRQEVRPALLVLADGEAFEGEALGATPDGGIATGEVVFNTVLSGYQEVMSDPSYAGQVIAFTYPHIGNYGVTAADDESLRPSCRGVIVREPARRRSSWRSDEDLDAWLVRHRVPGIGGIDTRRLTRHIRDAGAAPGAFGALGPAPDGTTVDEAALRAAAAAEPGTDGVDLVAQVTTPAPYTVGDGPRRVVAYDLGIKTTILRHLSDLATVEVVPASTPAAEVLAREPDGVFLSNGPGDPATVPYVVEAIGALLGQVPIFGICLGNQLLGRAVGAETVKLPFGHHGGNHPVRDVRTGRIDITSQNHNFAVAADTLPAGAELTHVNLNDGVCEGFALPAERAFSVQHHPEAGPGPHDAAHLFAAFAELMEGRA; translated from the coding sequence GTGAGCGGCCGGCAGGAGGTGCGCCCGGCGCTGCTGGTGCTGGCCGACGGCGAGGCCTTCGAGGGCGAGGCCCTGGGGGCCACCCCCGACGGCGGCATCGCCACCGGCGAGGTGGTGTTCAACACCGTCCTCTCCGGCTACCAGGAGGTGATGTCGGACCCGTCCTACGCCGGGCAGGTCATCGCCTTCACCTATCCCCACATCGGCAACTACGGGGTCACCGCGGCCGACGACGAGAGCCTCCGGCCCTCCTGCCGGGGCGTGATCGTCCGGGAGCCGGCCCGCCGCCGGTCGAGCTGGCGCAGCGACGAGGACCTGGACGCCTGGCTGGTCCGCCACCGCGTGCCCGGCATCGGCGGCATCGACACCCGCCGCCTGACCCGCCACATCCGCGACGCCGGCGCGGCCCCGGGCGCCTTCGGGGCCCTGGGCCCCGCCCCCGACGGCACCACCGTCGACGAGGCCGCCCTGCGGGCCGCGGCGGCGGCCGAGCCCGGCACCGACGGGGTCGACCTGGTGGCCCAGGTGACCACGCCCGCCCCCTACACCGTGGGCGACGGGCCCCGCCGGGTGGTGGCCTACGACCTGGGCATCAAGACCACCATCCTGCGCCACCTCTCGGACCTGGCCACCGTCGAGGTGGTGCCGGCCTCCACCCCGGCGGCCGAGGTCCTGGCCCGGGAGCCCGACGGGGTGTTCCTGTCCAACGGCCCCGGCGACCCGGCCACCGTGCCCTACGTGGTGGAGGCCATCGGGGCCCTGCTGGGCCAGGTGCCGATCTTCGGCATCTGCCTGGGCAACCAGCTCCTGGGCCGGGCGGTGGGGGCCGAGACGGTGAAGCTGCCCTTCGGCCACCACGGCGGCAACCACCCGGTGCGCGACGTCCGCACCGGGCGCATCGACATCACCAGCCAGAACCACAACTTCGCGGTGGCCGCCGACACCCTGCCGGCCGGCGCCGAGCTGACGCACGTCAACCTCAACGACGGGGTGTGCGAGGGCTTCGCCCTCCCGGCCGAGCGGGCCTTCAGCGTGCAGCACCACCCCGAGGCCGGGCCCGGCCCCCACGACGCCGCCCACCTCTTCGCCGCCTTCGCGGAGCTGATGGAGGGGCGGGCCTGA
- a CDS encoding GNAT family N-acetyltransferase — MALRRWRPGDAAALAAAWADPEIGRHASVPAGPPAEAAARWIGGAGLRAATGVSVDLVVGPPDGDEVWGEVGVARLRLRVPTGGAGPPERVVWDTGWWAAAAHRRRGVATAAVRLLVGWAAGEAGLVPLVARIPPGHRASEAVAARAGFARRGRWDATHDLWLRPDPTPGPGRGAV, encoded by the coding sequence GTGGCCCTGCGGCGGTGGCGGCCCGGCGACGCCGCCGCCCTGGCCGCGGCGTGGGCCGACCCCGAGATCGGGCGCCACGCCTCGGTGCCCGCCGGGCCCCCCGCCGAGGCCGCGGCCCGGTGGATCGGGGGGGCGGGCCTGCGGGCCGCCACCGGCGTGTCGGTCGACCTGGTGGTGGGGCCGCCCGACGGCGACGAGGTGTGGGGCGAGGTCGGCGTGGCCCGCCTCCGGCTGCGGGTCCCGACCGGGGGGGCCGGGCCGCCGGAGCGGGTGGTGTGGGACACGGGCTGGTGGGCGGCGGCGGCCCACCGGCGCAGGGGAGTGGCCACCGCCGCGGTCCGGCTGCTGGTGGGGTGGGCCGCCGGGGAGGCCGGGCTGGTCCCGCTGGTGGCCCGCATCCCCCCCGGCCACCGGGCCTCCGAGGCGGTGGCGGCCCGGGCCGGCTTCGCCCGCCGGGGCCGCTGGGACGCCACCCACGACCTGTGGCTGCGGCCGGACCCCACCCCGGGGCCGGGCCGGGGAGCGGTGTAG
- the carB gene encoding carbamoyl-phosphate synthase large subunit, whose amino-acid sequence MPKRTDISSVLLIGSGPIVIGQACEFDYSGTQACRVLREEGYRVILANSNPATIMTDPDFADATYVEPLDAEVLAQIIERERPDAVLPTLGGQTALNLAMELFEAGLVGVPGTPELIGANAEAIATAEDRQRFKVAMTEIGLSVPASGTAAPDEGMRAAHVPKAEQVKAAMARAHQVVADIGLPVVIRPAYILGGKGTGIASTPEEFERLAANGLDASPITEILIERSIAGWKEYELEVMRDRADNCVIVCSIENLDPMGVHTGDSITVAPAQTLSDVEYQLMRDAAFACLRRVGVETGGSNVQFAIDPTNGDMVVIEMNPRVSRSSALASKATGFPIAKIAARLAVGYTLDEIPNDITRATPASFEPVIDYVVTKVPRWAFEKFPGQSSTLGTQMQSVGEAMAIGRTFPESLQKALRSLEHGRRGLNCDPAEVALEAFDDDELVRRSALATPDRPFHLEAALYLVQGRLVRRAPAVEAVAADAEAARLQAA is encoded by the coding sequence ATGCCCAAGCGCACCGACATCTCCTCGGTCCTGCTCATCGGGTCCGGCCCCATCGTGATCGGCCAGGCCTGCGAGTTCGACTACTCCGGCACCCAGGCCTGCCGGGTCCTCCGCGAGGAGGGCTACCGGGTCATCCTGGCCAACTCGAACCCGGCCACGATCATGACCGACCCGGACTTCGCCGATGCCACCTACGTGGAGCCCCTGGACGCCGAGGTCCTGGCCCAGATCATCGAGCGGGAGCGGCCCGACGCGGTGCTGCCCACCCTCGGCGGCCAGACCGCCCTCAACCTGGCCATGGAGCTGTTCGAGGCGGGCCTGGTGGGCGTGCCCGGCACCCCGGAGCTGATCGGGGCCAACGCCGAGGCCATCGCCACCGCCGAGGACCGCCAGCGGTTCAAGGTGGCCATGACCGAGATCGGCCTGTCGGTCCCGGCCTCGGGCACCGCCGCGCCCGACGAGGGCATGCGGGCCGCCCACGTCCCAAAGGCCGAGCAGGTCAAGGCGGCCATGGCCCGGGCCCACCAGGTGGTGGCCGACATCGGCCTGCCGGTGGTCATCCGGCCGGCCTACATCCTGGGGGGCAAGGGCACCGGCATCGCCTCCACCCCCGAGGAGTTCGAGCGCCTGGCCGCCAACGGCCTCGACGCCAGCCCCATCACCGAGATCCTCATCGAGCGCTCCATCGCCGGGTGGAAGGAGTACGAGCTGGAGGTGATGCGGGACCGGGCCGACAACTGCGTGATCGTCTGCTCCATCGAGAACCTGGACCCCATGGGCGTCCACACCGGCGACTCCATCACCGTGGCCCCGGCCCAGACCCTCTCGGACGTCGAGTACCAGCTCATGCGCGACGCGGCCTTCGCCTGCCTGCGCCGGGTGGGGGTGGAGACGGGCGGCTCCAACGTGCAGTTCGCCATCGACCCCACCAACGGCGACATGGTGGTCATCGAGATGAACCCCCGGGTCAGCCGCAGCTCGGCCCTGGCCTCCAAGGCCACCGGCTTCCCCATCGCCAAGATCGCGGCCCGCCTGGCCGTGGGCTACACCCTGGACGAGATCCCCAACGACATCACCCGGGCCACGCCGGCCAGCTTCGAGCCGGTCATCGACTACGTGGTCACCAAGGTGCCCCGGTGGGCGTTCGAGAAGTTCCCGGGCCAGTCCTCCACCCTGGGCACCCAGATGCAGTCGGTGGGGGAGGCCATGGCCATCGGCCGCACCTTCCCCGAGTCGCTCCAGAAGGCGCTCCGCTCGCTCGAGCACGGCCGCCGGGGGCTGAACTGCGACCCGGCCGAGGTCGCCCTCGAGGCCTTCGACGACGACGAGCTCGTGCGCCGCTCGGCCCTCGCCACCCCCGACCGGCCGTTCCACCTGGAGGCGGCCCTGTACCTCGTCCAGGGCAGGCTGGTTCGGCGTGCCCCAGCGGTCGAAGCGGTCGCAGCCGATGCCGAAGCGGCCCGTCTCCAGGCCGCGTAG